One window from the genome of Cricetulus griseus strain 17A/GY chromosome 2, alternate assembly CriGri-PICRH-1.0, whole genome shotgun sequence encodes:
- the Taar1 gene encoding trace amine-associated receptor 1 produces the protein MRRCHDINISHMNSNWSRDVSASLYSLMSLIILATLVGNLIVIISISHFKQLHTPTNWLLHSMATVDFLLGCLVMPYSMVRTVEHCWYFGEIFCKVHTSTDIMLSSASIFHLSFISIDRYYAVFDPLRYKAKMSILTILVMILISWSVPAIFAFGMIFLELNIRGVEELYHKQAGCLGGCSTFFSKVSGVLVFMTVFYIPGSVMLFVYYRIYFIAKGQARSIHGTSLQIGLEEKHGMPQSKETKAAKTLGIVMGVFLICWSPFFFCMVLDPFLGYAIPLTLIDALSWFGYLNSAFNPVVYAFFYPWFRRALKMIVFGKIFQRDSSRSKLFF, from the coding sequence ATGCGTCGTTGCCACGATATTAACATTTCCCACATGAACAGCAACTGGTCAAGGGACGTTAGTGCTTCCCTCTATAGCTTAATGTCACTTATAATTCTGGCCACTCTGGTTGGTAATTTAATAGTAATAATTTCTATATCCCATTTCAAGCAACTTCATACACCCACAAATTGGCTCCTTCACTCCATGGCCACTGTGGACTTTCTGCTGGGTTGCCTGGTGATGCCTTACAGCATGGTGAGGACAGTTGAGCACTGTTGGTATTTCGGAGAAATTTTCTGTAAAGTTCATACCAGCACTGATATTATGCTGAGCTCGGCATCCATTTTCCACTTATCCTTCATTTCCATTGACCGCTACTATGCTGTGTTTGACCCATTGAGATACAAAGCCAAGATGAGTATCTTGACTATTTTGGTGATGATCCTCATTAGCTGGAGTGTTCCAGCTATTTTTGCATTTGGAATGATCTTCCTGGAGCTGAACATCAGAGGAGTTGAAGAGCTGTATCACAAACAGGCTGGCTGCCTGGGTGGCTGTTCTACCTTCTTTAGCAAAGTGTCTGGGGTATTGGTCTTCATGACTGTTTTCTATATACCTGGATCTGTCATGTTGTTTGTTTACTATAGAATATATTTCATAGCTAAAGGACAAGCCAGGTCAATTCATGGCACAAGTCTTCAAATTGGATTGGAAGAGAAACACGGAATgccacaaagcaaagaaacaaaagctgCGAAGACCTTAGGCATTGTGATGGGTGTTTTCCTCATATGTTggtcccctttctttttctgcatGGTCCTGGACCCTTTCCTGGGCTATGCTATCCCGCTCACTTTGATTGATGCACTGAGTTGGTTTGGGTACCTGAATTCTGCCTTCAACCCAGTGGTTTATGCCTTTTTCTATCCCTGGTTCAGAAGAGCATTGAAGATGATTGTCTTTGGCAAGATTTTCCAAAGAGATTCATCTAGGTCTAAGTTATTTTTCTAA